The following are from one region of the Prevotella communis genome:
- the gltX gene encoding glutamate--tRNA ligase, whose product MTERKVRVRFAPSPTGPLHIGGVRTALYNYLFAKQHGGDLVFRIEDTDSTRFVPGAEDYIIEAFNWLGIKFDEGVSFGGNYGPYRQSERRDIYKKYVQQLLDNGKAYIAFDTPEELDAKRKEIENFQYDNKTRGQMRNSLTLSKEEVDQLIAEGKQYVVRFKIDAGEEVLVDDLIRGEVRVKSDILDDKVLYKSADQLPTYHLANIVDDHLMEITHVIRGEEWLPSAPLHVLLYRAFGWEDTMPRFAHLPLLLKPIGNGKLSKRDGDKLGFPVFPLEWHDPKTGDISSGYREKGYLPQAVINFLALLGWSPGNDQELMTLEEMVNLFDLSKCSKSGAKFDHIKAEWFNHQYLLRQADADWCPAFDKILKENGIEATAEQEAEVVRMMKTKVVEVVNNDGTKRKRNISFASDLWPLTKFFFVAPTEFDREGDKFIRKNWNENTAGQMRQMTDVLETITDWNVEGLKAVIDPWAEQAGIKPWNAWRIALVGAGQGPDMYELAAFLGKEETIRRTRKAIEVLG is encoded by the coding sequence ATGACTGAAAGAAAAGTAAGGGTGCGCTTCGCACCGAGTCCTACAGGACCCCTACATATTGGCGGTGTGCGTACCGCTTTGTACAACTATCTCTTCGCCAAGCAGCACGGCGGCGACCTGGTGTTCCGTATTGAGGACACCGACTCTACACGCTTCGTGCCAGGTGCCGAAGACTATATCATCGAGGCCTTCAACTGGCTGGGTATCAAGTTCGACGAGGGTGTATCATTTGGTGGCAACTACGGTCCCTATCGTCAGAGCGAGCGTCGCGATATCTACAAGAAATACGTGCAGCAGTTGCTCGACAACGGCAAGGCCTATATTGCTTTCGACACACCAGAGGAACTGGATGCCAAGCGCAAGGAGATAGAGAACTTCCAATATGACAACAAGACACGCGGTCAGATGCGCAACTCACTGACACTGAGCAAGGAAGAGGTAGACCAACTGATTGCTGAGGGTAAGCAGTACGTCGTGCGCTTCAAGATTGACGCCGGCGAAGAGGTGCTGGTCGACGACCTGATTCGTGGTGAAGTGCGCGTAAAGAGCGATATCCTCGACGACAAGGTGCTCTATAAGAGTGCTGACCAGCTGCCCACCTACCACCTGGCCAACATCGTGGACGACCATCTGATGGAGATCACCCACGTGATCCGCGGTGAGGAGTGGTTGCCCTCTGCCCCACTCCACGTGTTGCTCTACAGAGCTTTCGGCTGGGAAGATACCATGCCCCGCTTCGCCCACCTGCCTCTGCTGCTGAAGCCCATTGGCAACGGCAAGCTCTCAAAGCGCGATGGCGACAAACTGGGTTTCCCTGTATTCCCACTGGAATGGCACGACCCCAAGACTGGCGATATCAGCAGTGGCTACCGTGAGAAGGGCTATCTGCCCCAGGCCGTTATCAACTTCCTTGCCCTGCTGGGCTGGAGTCCCGGCAACGACCAGGAACTGATGACACTCGAAGAGATGGTCAACCTTTTCGACCTTTCAAAATGTTCAAAGAGCGGTGCCAAGTTCGACCATATCAAGGCTGAATGGTTCAACCACCAGTACCTCCTTCGTCAGGCAGATGCTGACTGGTGTCCCGCTTTCGACAAGATCCTGAAGGAGAATGGCATTGAGGCCACTGCCGAGCAGGAAGCCGAGGTTGTGAGAATGATGAAGACAAAGGTGGTTGAGGTTGTCAACAACGACGGCACCAAGCGCAAGCGTAACATCTCGTTCGCCAGCGACCTGTGGCCCCTGACGAAATTCTTCTTCGTGGCTCCCACCGAGTTTGACCGCGAAGGCGACAAGTTCATCCGCAAGAACTGGAACGAGAACACGGCCGGCCAAATGCGCCAGATGACGGATGTGCTGGAGACCATCACCGACTGGAACGTGGAAGGTCTGAAAGCCGTTATCGACCCTTGGGCTGAACAAGCGGGCATCAAGCCCTGGAACGCATGGCGTATCGCCCTCGTTGGCGCCGGACAGGGTCCCGACATGTATGAGTTGGCTGCCTTCCTCGGTAAGGAAGAAACGATTCGCAGAACACGTAAAGCAATTGAGGTACTGGGCTAA
- a CDS encoding 3-deoxy-D-manno-octulosonic acid transferase, with the protein MYNLAIYLYLLGVAVYSRFNEKVRKMWRGERDAFRILREQVDPNARYVWFHAASLGEFEQGRPLMEQMKREHPDIKILLTFFSPSGYEVRKNYEGADIICYLPLDTITNARRFLRTVRPEMAFFIKYEFWYNYLHILKHRNVPVYSVSSIFRDGQVFFRWYGRQYGKVLKCFTHFYVQNEKSKELLNKIGLNNVTITGDTRFDRVLQIKEQAKQLPVIEQFTKGQKVFIAGSSWQPDEDIFIKYFNEHRDWKLVIAPHVIGEDHLQQIEKLLEGRKVVRYTDVSENSKDLENAEALIINCFGLLSSIYNYAGVTYVGGGFGVGIHNTLEAAVWDVPVIFGPNNKKFHEAQGLKTCEGGFEITNYEDFERLMNHFESDADYLKNAGQQAGNYVKQLSGATKRILSDVKL; encoded by the coding sequence ATGTATAATCTAGCAATATATCTCTATCTGCTCGGAGTGGCTGTCTACAGTCGCTTCAACGAGAAAGTACGGAAGATGTGGCGCGGTGAGCGCGACGCCTTCCGCATTCTCCGTGAGCAGGTAGATCCAAACGCCCGCTACGTATGGTTCCACGCAGCATCACTCGGTGAGTTCGAGCAAGGTCGTCCACTGATGGAACAGATGAAGCGCGAGCATCCTGACATCAAAATTCTGCTCACCTTCTTCTCGCCTTCAGGCTACGAGGTGCGCAAGAATTACGAGGGAGCCGACATTATCTGCTACCTGCCACTCGACACCATCACCAACGCACGCCGCTTCCTGCGCACCGTACGTCCTGAGATGGCTTTCTTCATCAAGTACGAATTCTGGTACAACTACCTGCATATCCTGAAGCATCGTAACGTACCCGTATATAGCGTATCCAGCATTTTCCGCGACGGACAGGTATTCTTCCGCTGGTACGGTCGTCAGTACGGCAAGGTACTGAAATGCTTCACCCATTTCTACGTACAGAACGAGAAGAGCAAGGAGCTCCTCAATAAGATAGGTCTCAACAACGTGACCATCACTGGCGACACCCGTTTCGACCGTGTGCTCCAGATCAAGGAGCAGGCTAAGCAACTGCCTGTCATTGAACAGTTCACCAAGGGACAGAAAGTATTCATTGCCGGTAGCAGCTGGCAACCCGATGAAGACATATTCATCAAGTACTTCAATGAGCATCGCGACTGGAAACTGGTCATCGCCCCACACGTTATCGGCGAGGATCATCTGCAGCAGATAGAAAAACTGCTGGAAGGCAGGAAGGTTGTGAGATATACCGATGTTTCTGAGAACTCAAAGGATTTGGAAAACGCAGAGGCTCTGATTATCAACTGCTTCGGACTTCTGTCGAGCATCTACAACTATGCCGGCGTGACCTATGTTGGCGGTGGTTTCGGCGTAGGTATCCACAACACGCTGGAAGCAGCCGTATGGGATGTACCCGTTATCTTCGGACCCAACAACAAGAAATTCCACGAGGCCCAGGGCCTGAAAACCTGCGAAGGTGGTTTCGAGATTACCAACTACGAGGATTTTGAACGCCTGATGAACCATTTTGAGAGTGATGCCGACTACCTGAAGAACGCAGGTCAGCAGGCTGGCAACTACGTCAAACAGTTGTCTGGCGCCACCAAGCGCATTCTTTCTGATGTTAAACTATAA
- a CDS encoding FMN-binding protein, with the protein MKKIALICAAAAAVVLLSSAKKDDGIMTKENGAYVINTTELGKQVDGYVGPTPLKVYIRKNKIEKIEFLPNQETPKYWNACKKHLQNKWDGMKVSEAKKTEVDGRTGATFSSNAVKKNVKLAIEYYEKNK; encoded by the coding sequence ATGAAAAAGATTGCTTTGATTTGTGCAGCCGCAGCTGCCGTGGTACTGCTGAGCAGCGCCAAGAAAGACGATGGCATCATGACCAAGGAGAATGGCGCCTATGTCATCAACACCACCGAACTCGGAAAACAGGTGGATGGCTACGTAGGTCCTACCCCTTTGAAAGTGTATATCCGCAAGAACAAGATTGAGAAGATAGAATTCCTGCCCAATCAGGAAACGCCCAAATACTGGAATGCCTGCAAGAAGCACCTGCAGAACAAATGGGATGGAATGAAGGTATCTGAAGCCAAGAAGACCGAGGTCGACGGACGCACAGGTGCCACCTTCTCAAGTAACGCCGTCAAGAAGAACGTAAAACTCGCTATTGAGTATTACGAGAAGAATAAATAA
- a CDS encoding gamma carbonic anhydrase family protein has product MALIKSYKGLSPKWGKDCYFSENATIVGDVTMGDQCSVWFNAVVRGDVAPITIGDRTNVQDGSCVHVTHDTGPTHIGSDVTIGHNVTVHACTIHDGALIGMGSTLLDGCEIGEGAIVAAGALVLQNTKIPPHEIWGGVPAKYLKPTRPGQTDNAAHYVEYAKEYLKS; this is encoded by the coding sequence ATGGCTTTAATCAAATCTTACAAGGGACTTTCTCCAAAGTGGGGAAAAGACTGCTATTTCAGTGAGAACGCTACGATTGTAGGCGATGTGACAATGGGTGATCAGTGCTCAGTGTGGTTTAACGCCGTGGTGAGGGGTGATGTGGCTCCTATCACGATTGGTGACCGTACGAATGTGCAGGACGGCAGTTGTGTACATGTGACGCATGACACGGGTCCTACGCATATCGGCAGTGATGTCACTATCGGACATAATGTCACCGTTCATGCCTGTACCATCCACGATGGTGCGCTGATAGGCATGGGTTCCACGTTGCTGGATGGCTGTGAGATTGGTGAGGGGGCTATTGTGGCTGCTGGTGCCCTGGTGCTTCAGAATACAAAAATACCGCCTCACGAGATATGGGGCGGTGTTCCTGCGAAATATCTGAAGCCTACACGTCCTGGACAGACTGATAATGCAGCCCACTACGTGGAGTATGCTAAAGAGTATCTTAAATCTTAA